A genomic region of Cyanobacteriota bacterium contains the following coding sequences:
- a CDS encoding DUF362 domain-containing protein, protein MPTVSLVRCQSYDRTELQSSLEILLAPLGGMTSVVKPGDRVLLKPNLLTGARPGKEAITRPEVVYAVAKAVLDAGGKPFLGDSPAFGSAHGVAKSGNYLPLMAELGVPIVEFHGKRYETVSDSFNHLLLSKEALEADVVINLPKVKSHMQLTLTLGVKNLFGCVPGKMKAWWHMEAGKSSDRFGDMLVETAKAIQPDLTILDGILGHEGNGPSGGEPRSLGLLAASTDVFALDRAIVDVLQVDPATVPTIVASQRLGLCPPLETIAFPHLHPQDVQITDWRLPDTMMPIDFGLPRVIKSTFRHLYIRFIKEPLSAYSYK, encoded by the coding sequence ATGCCTACAGTAAGTTTGGTTCGTTGCCAGTCCTACGATCGCACTGAGCTTCAGTCTAGTTTAGAAATCCTGTTGGCACCCCTAGGTGGCATGACATCAGTAGTGAAACCAGGCGATCGCGTGCTGCTCAAGCCAAACCTGTTAACGGGTGCTCGTCCTGGTAAGGAAGCCATTACCCGTCCTGAAGTTGTGTATGCCGTTGCCAAAGCAGTTTTGGATGCAGGTGGCAAACCCTTCTTAGGGGATAGTCCAGCCTTTGGCAGTGCTCATGGGGTCGCAAAATCAGGTAACTATCTGCCCCTAATGGCTGAACTAGGGGTGCCCATCGTTGAGTTTCACGGTAAGCGTTACGAAACCGTTAGCGATAGCTTTAACCATTTGCTACTGTCTAAGGAAGCTCTAGAGGCTGATGTAGTAATCAATTTACCTAAAGTCAAGTCTCACATGCAGTTGACCCTAACCTTGGGAGTGAAGAACCTATTTGGCTGTGTTCCCGGCAAGATGAAGGCATGGTGGCACATGGAAGCAGGTAAGAGCAGCGATCGCTTTGGTGACATGTTGGTGGAAACAGCTAAAGCCATTCAGCCTGACCTGACTATTTTGGATGGCATCCTTGGGCATGAAGGCAATGGGCCTAGTGGTGGTGAACCGCGCTCCTTGGGACTACTAGCTGCATCGACAGATGTGTTTGCCCTAGACCGAGCAATTGTTGACGTACTACAAGTAGATCCTGCTACAGTGCCGACGATCGTTGCTTCCCAACGCCTTGGTCTTTGCCCTCCCTTAGAGACTATTGCATTCCCTCACCTGCATCCCCAAGATGTCCAGATTACTGACTGGCGCTTACCCGATACTATGATGCCGATCGACTTTGGCCTACCGAGGGTAATCAAATCTACCTTCCGTCACCTCTACATCCGCTTTATCAAAGAGCCATTGAGCGCCTACAGCTATAAGTAG